In Microbacterium maritypicum, the following are encoded in one genomic region:
- a CDS encoding type 1 glutamine amidotransferase domain-containing protein has protein sequence MSSVLFVVTGARTWTLTDGTEHPTGYWAEELLTPYRALRDAGHSVSFATPGGVAPVADAGSLTEGDAESIAAIDGLATPLVLADIDPSAYDAVYYPGGHGPMQDLAIDEDSAALITATLAAGRPLAAVCHGLAALLPARTAAGESVVAGRRITGFTDEEERLGGLADRAPFLLESELRARGAEVDIASPWSDHTVVDGLLITGQNPQSSASAALALVAALA, from the coding sequence ATGTCCTCAGTTCTCTTCGTCGTCACCGGCGCCCGCACCTGGACCCTCACGGACGGCACCGAGCACCCGACCGGCTACTGGGCCGAGGAACTGCTCACCCCCTACCGCGCACTTCGCGATGCGGGCCACTCCGTCTCGTTCGCAACCCCCGGTGGCGTCGCTCCGGTCGCCGACGCCGGGAGCCTCACCGAAGGCGACGCCGAGTCGATCGCCGCGATCGACGGGCTCGCCACCCCTCTGGTGCTGGCCGACATCGATCCCTCCGCCTACGACGCCGTCTACTACCCCGGCGGCCACGGTCCGATGCAGGACCTCGCGATCGACGAGGACTCCGCCGCGCTGATCACCGCGACGCTCGCCGCCGGACGCCCGCTCGCAGCCGTCTGCCACGGTCTCGCGGCTCTGCTCCCGGCGCGTACCGCGGCAGGGGAATCGGTCGTCGCCGGACGCCGCATCACCGGGTTCACCGACGAGGAGGAGCGCCTCGGTGGCCTCGCCGACCGTGCGCCCTTCCTGCTCGAGAGCGAGCTGCGCGCCCGCGGCGCCGAGGTCGACATCGCCTCGCCGTGGAGCGATCACACCGTGGTCGACGGGCTCCTCATCACCGGCCAGAACCCGCAGTCCTCGGCATCCGCGGCTCTGGCGCTCGTCGCCGCACTCGCCTGA